Proteins found in one Flavobacterium channae genomic segment:
- a CDS encoding GH92 family glycosyl hydrolase, producing MKPFLIALAFLTTIISQAQDFAKHVNPFIGTGGHGHTFPGATLPYGMVQLSPDTRIDGSWDGCGGYHYSDNVIYGFSHTHLNGTGVSDYGDIMLMPTMGEPSFDNKVYSSNFSHDNEKASAGFYSVKLDKHNIDVRLTTSTRVGFHEYTFKKAGQANIILDLNHRDKLLEGRIRVVDNKTIEVLRRSEAWARDQYVYARIEFNVPLKISNARGKNKPKDLYTGDEELKISFSKQVKKGEKILVKVSLSPTSYEGAKLNSSEIKHWDFNKAHKAAIALWNKELSKIEVTSDDKDKLAIFYTALYHTMMQPNIAQDLDGKYRGRDNQIHVAEGFDYYTVFSLWDTFRGAHPLYTLIDKKRTSDYINTFLKQYEQGGRLPVWELASNETDCMIGYHSVSVIADAMVKGIKGFDYEKAFEASKASAMRDVLGLDAYKKNGFISIDDEHESVSKTLEYAYDDWCIAQMALLLNKQEDYQYFMKRSQNWKNIFDRETGFMRPKKNGGWDKPFDPREVNNNFTEGNSWQYSFFVPQDIYGMIEAYGGPEKFEAKLDEMFNSESKTTGREQVDVTGLIGQYAHGNEPSHHMAYLYNYVGKPEKTNAKVKYILDKFYTNTPDGLIGNEDCGQMSAWYVLSSMGIYSVTPGKPLWNRTKPYFDNSKIIFEDNTSKIISKNDEFKYFEVIASENLSSLLNTNVYIQSRNSIIPVPVIQSESKAFKDNLKIELKSQNSEDKIYYWTYNEDGQNNIVGVSLLYKKPIEITKTTTIYAFVKNGATASDTISATFFKKPNNYSINIKSVYNPQYHAGGPEGLLDGILGTENWRKGDWQGYQSQDFEAVVDLKEVKELYSFKANFLQDSRSWILMPTYLEFFISTDNVNFTSVGSLDIAKYSEIDPKDENSFTREFGVLLDKKKTARYVKVIAKNFGKLPEWHQGFGGDAFIFIDEITIK from the coding sequence ATGAAACCATTTCTTATTGCTTTAGCCTTTTTAACTACTATTATTTCCCAAGCACAAGATTTCGCCAAACACGTCAACCCATTTATTGGAACTGGCGGTCACGGCCACACTTTTCCAGGTGCTACTTTGCCTTATGGAATGGTGCAATTGTCTCCAGATACACGAATCGATGGCAGTTGGGATGGTTGCGGTGGTTATCATTATTCCGATAATGTGATTTACGGATTTTCGCACACGCATTTGAATGGAACAGGTGTTTCGGATTATGGGGATATCATGTTGATGCCAACTATGGGCGAACCTTCGTTTGATAATAAAGTATATTCTTCTAATTTTTCACATGATAATGAAAAAGCTTCTGCAGGTTTTTATAGCGTAAAATTAGACAAACACAATATCGATGTGCGTTTAACCACTTCAACTCGTGTTGGTTTTCATGAATACACGTTTAAAAAAGCAGGTCAAGCCAATATTATTTTAGATCTGAATCATCGTGATAAACTTTTAGAAGGAAGAATTCGTGTTGTAGACAATAAAACGATTGAGGTTTTAAGAAGAAGTGAAGCTTGGGCTAGAGATCAATATGTTTATGCACGAATAGAATTTAATGTACCATTAAAAATAAGCAATGCTCGAGGAAAAAACAAACCAAAAGATTTATATACAGGGGATGAAGAATTAAAAATAAGTTTCTCTAAACAAGTCAAAAAAGGCGAAAAAATTCTCGTAAAAGTTTCGCTTTCGCCAACAAGTTATGAAGGAGCCAAACTAAACAGTTCCGAAATCAAACATTGGGATTTCAATAAAGCACACAAAGCAGCTATTGCACTTTGGAACAAAGAATTATCAAAAATTGAAGTTACTTCTGATGATAAAGACAAATTAGCGATTTTCTACACCGCTTTATATCACACGATGATGCAACCCAATATCGCGCAAGATTTAGACGGAAAATATCGCGGTAGAGACAACCAAATTCATGTTGCCGAAGGATTTGATTATTACACGGTGTTCTCACTTTGGGACACGTTTAGAGGTGCGCACCCATTGTATACGTTGATTGATAAAAAACGAACTTCTGATTACATCAACACGTTTTTAAAACAATACGAACAAGGCGGTAGGTTACCAGTTTGGGAATTAGCTTCCAATGAAACCGATTGTATGATTGGTTATCATTCCGTTTCTGTAATTGCAGATGCGATGGTAAAAGGTATAAAAGGTTTTGATTACGAAAAAGCGTTTGAAGCCAGTAAAGCTTCTGCTATGCGCGATGTTTTAGGTTTGGATGCGTACAAGAAAAACGGTTTTATTTCGATAGATGACGAACACGAAAGCGTTTCTAAAACCTTAGAATATGCGTATGACGATTGGTGCATTGCTCAAATGGCTTTACTTTTAAATAAGCAAGAAGATTATCAATATTTCATGAAACGTTCTCAAAATTGGAAAAACATTTTCGATAGGGAAACCGGTTTCATGCGTCCAAAGAAAAACGGCGGTTGGGACAAACCTTTCGATCCAAGAGAAGTCAACAATAATTTTACTGAAGGAAATTCTTGGCAATACTCGTTTTTCGTACCACAAGATATTTACGGTATGATTGAAGCTTATGGCGGACCTGAAAAATTTGAAGCCAAGTTAGACGAAATGTTCAACAGCGAAAGTAAAACTACTGGTAGAGAACAAGTCGATGTTACAGGTTTAATTGGGCAATATGCACACGGAAACGAACCAAGTCATCACATGGCGTATTTGTATAATTACGTGGGAAAACCCGAAAAAACGAATGCAAAAGTCAAGTATATTTTAGATAAGTTTTACACAAACACTCCAGATGGATTAATTGGAAACGAAGATTGCGGTCAAATGAGTGCTTGGTATGTGTTAAGTTCGATGGGAATTTATTCGGTGACTCCAGGAAAACCGTTGTGGAATAGAACTAAACCATATTTTGATAACTCAAAAATAATTTTTGAAGATAATACTTCAAAAATTATTTCTAAAAATGATGAGTTTAAATATTTTGAGGTTATAGCAAGTGAAAATCTTTCAAGTTTGTTAAACACAAATGTATATATACAAAGTCGAAATAGTATTATTCCAGTTCCTGTAATTCAATCAGAAAGTAAAGCGTTTAAAGATAATTTGAAGATTGAATTGAAATCTCAAAATTCAGAGGATAAAATTTATTATTGGACTTATAATGAAGATGGTCAAAATAATATTGTAGGGGTTTCACTCTTGTACAAAAAACCAATTGAAATCACTAAAACGACAACTATTTATGCTTTTGTAAAAAATGGAGCTACAGCTAGTGATACTATTTCTGCAACCTTCTTCAAAAAACCAAACAATTACAGCATCAACATAAAATCGGTTTACAATCCGCAATATCATGCCGGTGGTCCAGAAGGGTTGTTAGATGGTATTTTAGGAACGGAGAATTGGAGAAAAGGCGATTGGCAAGGCTATCAAAGTCAAGATTTTGAAGCGGTAGTCGATTTAAAAGAAGTAAAAGAGTTATATTCGTTTAAGGCAAATTTTCTACAAGATAGTCGTTCTTGGATTTTGATGCCTACTTATTTGGAGTTTTTTATTTCAACAGATAATGTCAATTTTACTTCTGTTGGAAGTCTTGATATTGCAAAATATAGTGAAATTGATCCAAAAGATGAAAATTCATTTACTAGAGAATTTGGAGTTCTTTTAGACAAGAAGAAAACAGCACGTTACGTAAAAGTAATCGCAAAAAACTTCGGTAAGTTACCAGAATGGCATCAAGGTTTTGGTGGCGATGCGTTTATTTTTATAGACGAAATTACTATCAAGTAA